From Halobacteriovorax sp. GB3, a single genomic window includes:
- a CDS encoding trypsin-like serine protease, translating to MKIRSLLAMTFLLSSCLINEHDGKVAFVDSSIVNGQELESDQRESSLFIEIRKNSSCSGTLIKKDLILTAAHCLVGAKVGHLKIKYKKKTLKIDSFSFPTQYLYGDTARDFGYIKLKEEVEIDDEKIPGTIGANYFLLEDFENKKLELVAFGKSESSRSIGKKQSGFSKLISFNDRELLLVDYASACSGDSGGSIYDGKYLIGLITSGQESCEYVTGAIRIDFALNWIHSDLTIKKALEDQDNELALNLALAVENLNYPELLDESFDLKRSLQRLRSIDFLEKMVLADNFISKSEMQKLEMAFQDSPRVFSDLRIFLAINYDEVDDFEKAREHLFDVINQGQIFYRAYAYFALYELHVKRKYYKEAEHFLLQAQYLYPHEEAFQVNPR from the coding sequence ATGAAAATTCGAAGTTTACTAGCAATGACATTCTTACTCAGCTCATGCCTTATTAACGAACATGATGGGAAGGTCGCTTTTGTCGACTCATCGATTGTAAATGGACAGGAGTTAGAGAGCGATCAAAGAGAGAGTTCTCTTTTTATTGAGATTCGAAAGAATAGCTCATGCAGCGGAACTCTCATTAAAAAAGATCTTATTCTGACTGCAGCCCATTGTTTAGTTGGAGCTAAAGTTGGGCATTTAAAAATTAAATATAAAAAGAAGACTCTTAAAATTGATTCTTTTTCTTTTCCTACACAGTATCTCTATGGTGATACGGCACGAGACTTTGGCTATATTAAGCTGAAAGAAGAAGTTGAAATAGATGATGAGAAAATTCCTGGAACAATCGGTGCAAATTATTTTTTATTAGAAGATTTTGAAAATAAGAAACTCGAACTTGTGGCCTTTGGTAAATCAGAGAGTTCTCGCTCCATTGGAAAAAAGCAAAGCGGCTTTTCAAAACTTATTAGTTTCAATGATAGAGAGCTGCTTCTCGTTGATTATGCAAGTGCTTGTAGCGGCGACTCTGGTGGAAGTATTTACGATGGAAAATATCTTATTGGACTAATCACCTCAGGGCAGGAGTCCTGTGAATATGTGACAGGCGCTATAAGAATTGATTTTGCTCTCAATTGGATACACTCAGATCTTACAATAAAAAAAGCTCTTGAAGATCAAGATAATGAGCTGGCCTTGAATCTCGCTCTGGCCGTTGAGAATTTGAATTATCCTGAACTTTTGGATGAGAGCTTCGACTTGAAAAGAAGCTTACAAAGACTAAGATCAATTGATTTCTTAGAGAAAATGGTTCTCGCTGATAATTTTATTTCAAAAAGTGAAATGCAAAAACTCGAAATGGCCTTTCAAGATAGTCCTAGAGTCTTTAGTGATCTACGCATTTTTCTTGCCATTAACTATGATGAAGTTGATGATTTTGAAAAGGCGAGAGAACATCTTTTCGATGTCATTAATCAGGGACAAATCTTTTATCGCGCCTATGCTTACTTTGCTCTTTATGAACTTCATGTGAAGAGGAAGTACTATAAAGAAGCTGAACACTTTCTTTTACAAGCTCAATATCTCTATCCTCATGAAGAGGCCTTCCAAGTTAATCCTCGATAG
- a CDS encoding LysR family transcriptional regulator has product MNLNLLKTFQKVVELGSFTKAAAHLKQPKSRISRAISSLEEHVGVQLIKRTTRSISLTEAGLKLFKETSHSLRDIEDALDQLMHEKSEPKGVISLTAPEDFGHEVLEDLLIDFQKLYPLIEFNLLYTNDYLDLNAQNIDIAFRAGQLRDSSLLSKSIGVTKSIFVASPDYLKRRGKPKNVKDLKEHDLLYFISARYEQESSIPYNQRIIMRSNSFPTIKRYCLKSSGIGLIPYFLVKKEIESKKLVRIIPSWTEDSSPFQMLFTDRSKQPKRVQLFMDFIFDKVKEALAIED; this is encoded by the coding sequence ATGAATCTTAACCTATTGAAAACATTCCAGAAGGTCGTAGAACTTGGTAGTTTTACCAAGGCCGCGGCTCACCTAAAGCAGCCAAAATCGAGAATTTCAAGGGCAATCTCAAGTCTTGAAGAACACGTAGGGGTGCAACTTATTAAAAGAACGACTAGGTCAATCTCTCTAACTGAGGCCGGATTAAAACTCTTTAAAGAGACTTCACACTCTCTGCGCGATATTGAAGATGCTCTTGATCAATTAATGCACGAGAAATCGGAACCCAAGGGAGTCATATCACTTACGGCACCTGAAGATTTTGGACACGAAGTTCTTGAAGACCTCCTCATCGATTTTCAAAAACTCTACCCGCTTATTGAATTTAATCTCCTTTATACCAATGACTATCTCGATTTGAATGCCCAAAATATTGATATCGCTTTTCGAGCAGGCCAACTGAGAGATTCCTCTCTCCTTTCAAAGTCAATTGGCGTAACAAAATCTATTTTCGTTGCTAGTCCCGATTATTTGAAACGAAGAGGAAAACCAAAGAACGTAAAAGATCTTAAAGAACATGATCTGCTCTATTTTATCTCTGCTCGCTACGAACAAGAAAGTTCGATTCCCTACAATCAAAGAATCATCATGAGATCAAACTCTTTTCCAACAATTAAACGATATTGTCTAAAAAGTTCTGGAATTGGTTTAATCCCCTATTTCCTTGTGAAAAAAGAAATTGAATCGAAGAAACTTGTTCGAATTATTCCAAGTTGGACAGAAGATAGCTCCCCTTTTCAAATGCTCTTTACAGATAGAAGTAAGCAACCAAAAAGAGTACAGCTCTTTATGGACTTTATTTTTGATAAAGTGAAAGAAGCTCTCGCTATCGAGGATTAA
- a CDS encoding YceI family protein, whose amino-acid sequence MKGLFFGALLLATSAFAGNVDTAKSEFKWKGTKVTGEHYGLIKVKDGNVVLKDGKIDKGNVVMDMGSIDVTDLSGEWKDKFLTHIKSGDFFEISKYPEAKLEIKGIKGDKIQGVLEIKGKKGNVEIPYKKDGKTYSGKLTFDRTKFDMVYGSGDFFKNLGDKMIHNEVQVDFKVVLK is encoded by the coding sequence ATGAAAGGATTATTTTTTGGAGCACTACTTTTGGCCACAAGCGCATTTGCTGGAAATGTTGATACAGCTAAGAGTGAGTTCAAATGGAAAGGAACAAAAGTGACGGGTGAGCATTATGGACTCATTAAAGTAAAAGACGGTAACGTTGTTCTTAAAGATGGAAAAATTGATAAAGGTAATGTTGTGATGGATATGGGCAGCATTGATGTAACTGATCTTAGCGGAGAGTGGAAAGATAAATTTCTGACACACATTAAGAGTGGTGACTTCTTTGAAATTTCAAAATATCCAGAAGCAAAACTTGAGATTAAAGGAATCAAAGGAGATAAAATCCAAGGTGTTCTTGAAATCAAAGGAAAGAAAGGAAACGTTGAGATTCCTTATAAGAAAGACGGTAAAACTTATTCAGGTAAGCTAACTTTCGATAGAACAAAATTTGATATGGTGTACGGATCAGGTGATTTTTTCAAAAACCTAGGTGATAAGATGATTCACAATGAAGTTCAAGTCGACTTCAAAGTTGTCTTGAAATAA
- a CDS encoding M17 family metallopeptidase, whose protein sequence is MNFKIESSLATKEKSSNLKNTQSNIYICPKSEFKSLKKTLEKQLPAWTLKNLEEKTQFITGQTGPVVIVVLGASTHKAHDNLLSESDYSNARETLGKVAREISLLKSKDVFFNFMNCSDDMITGSLVGLDLGLYDYEKSYKLGKTAFTSNGKKVASKLIKNAADIAIGINQARHLVNLPPNILHPVSYAKEVKKMYAQSKTIKVAIYDQKRLQKEKCGLLLGVGNSAENPPQIVHIKYRPAGAKGKSTALVGKGLTFDSGGLDIKPAAGMRLMKKDMGGSATIVGLSRWLENSGVKKNIDLYLALAENAISERSTRPSDILTARNGATVEIHNTDAEGRLALADTIDMALDLKPEVLIDVATLTGAGKISLGQDIGSLFANDDKLAEKLVHSSQEMGDLMWRMPLYNPYFQAMKSDFADMTNAASTGFGGSITAALFLEKFVGKTKWAHLDIFGWTSGAKPSLVQKGGSGQGVETLIGYFK, encoded by the coding sequence ATGAATTTTAAAATCGAGTCGTCATTAGCGACAAAAGAAAAATCGAGCAATCTAAAAAATACTCAATCAAACATCTACATTTGCCCAAAGTCAGAATTTAAGTCACTTAAAAAAACACTAGAAAAGCAACTCCCTGCATGGACTCTAAAAAACCTAGAAGAGAAAACACAATTTATAACAGGACAAACTGGTCCCGTTGTCATCGTTGTTCTTGGAGCGAGTACACATAAAGCACACGACAATCTTCTAAGTGAGAGCGACTACTCTAATGCTAGAGAGACCCTTGGAAAAGTTGCAAGAGAAATCTCTCTGTTAAAATCAAAAGACGTCTTCTTTAATTTTATGAATTGTAGCGACGATATGATCACAGGTTCTCTCGTTGGATTAGACCTAGGTCTCTACGACTATGAAAAGAGTTATAAATTAGGAAAGACAGCGTTTACAAGTAATGGGAAAAAAGTTGCTTCAAAGCTTATAAAAAATGCAGCTGATATTGCTATAGGGATCAACCAAGCCAGACACCTTGTTAACTTACCTCCAAACATTCTTCACCCAGTTTCTTATGCAAAAGAAGTTAAGAAGATGTATGCTCAAAGTAAAACGATCAAGGTTGCTATCTACGATCAAAAGAGACTTCAAAAAGAAAAATGTGGTCTTCTTCTTGGCGTTGGGAATTCAGCAGAAAACCCACCACAAATTGTTCATATTAAATATCGCCCAGCGGGAGCAAAAGGAAAGTCGACGGCCCTTGTTGGAAAAGGACTAACTTTTGATTCAGGTGGATTAGATATTAAACCTGCCGCTGGAATGAGACTCATGAAAAAAGATATGGGCGGTTCTGCAACAATTGTTGGCCTCTCTCGTTGGCTAGAAAACTCTGGCGTTAAAAAGAATATTGACCTCTATCTTGCTCTTGCTGAAAACGCCATCAGTGAAAGATCAACACGCCCAAGTGATATTCTCACAGCAAGAAATGGTGCCACAGTTGAAATTCATAATACTGATGCTGAAGGTAGACTTGCCCTAGCTGATACTATTGATATGGCCCTTGATCTTAAACCAGAGGTTCTTATCGATGTTGCAACTTTAACAGGTGCAGGAAAGATTTCTCTTGGACAAGATATTGGAAGTCTCTTTGCCAATGATGACAAACTCGCAGAAAAGCTCGTTCACTCTTCTCAAGAGATGGGTGATCTCATGTGGAGAATGCCTCTTTATAATCCTTACTTTCAAGCAATGAAATCTGATTTTGCCGATATGACCAATGCTGCTTCAACAGGATTTGGTGGATCAATTACAGCTGCTCTCTTCTTAGAGAAGTTTGTTGGAAAGACGAAATGGGCACACTTAGATATTTTTGGATGGACAAGTGGAGCGAAGCCAAGCCTGGTTCAAAAAGGTGGTTCAGGTCAAGGTGTAGAAACTCTCATTGGTTATTTTAAATAA
- a CDS encoding radical SAM protein codes for MLQSKKDEKFTHPFKTLQGKERAYVDLTALKTLWINTGTRCNLTCENCYIESSPTNDRLEYITNEEVLPFLEEIKSENYPVEYIGLTGGEPFLNPEITKILSTILKHDFEVLVLTNAYRVINRHLDELVKIKEIYGDKLHIRVSLDHHTLDIHEEQRGKGTFNKTLEQIKWLCDQSFNISIAGRSLTNESLEQEKECYQNLFKKWNIPLSLSDKKIVVFPEMDLNRDVPEITTECWSILNKSPNDQMCATERMIVKRKGDASVTVLPCTLLAYDEQFNLGSTLKDSKSRVQLNHKFCAQFCVLGGASCSSAK; via the coding sequence ATGTTACAAAGTAAGAAAGATGAGAAATTTACTCACCCTTTTAAAACTCTCCAGGGTAAAGAGAGGGCCTACGTCGATCTTACGGCCTTAAAAACTCTTTGGATTAATACAGGGACTCGCTGCAATCTCACATGCGAGAACTGTTATATTGAATCGAGTCCTACAAATGACCGCTTAGAATATATTACTAATGAAGAGGTTCTTCCGTTTTTAGAGGAAATAAAATCTGAGAATTATCCCGTTGAATATATCGGCCTCACTGGCGGTGAACCCTTTTTGAATCCTGAGATTACTAAAATACTCTCAACTATTTTAAAACACGATTTTGAAGTTCTCGTTCTAACTAATGCCTATCGGGTGATCAATCGCCACCTCGATGAGTTAGTTAAGATTAAAGAAATCTACGGTGACAAGCTCCACATTAGGGTATCACTCGATCATCACACCTTAGACATTCACGAAGAGCAGCGAGGCAAGGGAACATTTAATAAAACACTAGAACAAATCAAATGGCTTTGTGATCAAAGTTTTAATATTTCAATTGCTGGCAGAAGCTTGACCAATGAAAGCCTCGAACAAGAAAAAGAATGTTATCAAAACCTTTTTAAGAAATGGAATATCCCTCTTTCATTGAGTGATAAAAAAATTGTCGTCTTTCCTGAGATGGATTTAAATCGTGACGTTCCAGAAATTACAACAGAGTGCTGGTCAATTTTAAATAAGTCACCAAACGACCAAATGTGTGCAACAGAGAGAATGATCGTTAAAAGAAAGGGCGATGCTTCAGTAACTGTACTCCCCTGCACTCTTCTTGCTTATGATGAGCAATTCAATTTAGGTTCAACCTTGAAGGACTCAAAGTCCAGAGTTCAACTTAACCATAAATTTTGCGCTCAATTTTGCGTCCTTGGAGGAGCTAGCTGCTCTAGTGCAAAATGA
- a CDS encoding hybrid sensor histidine kinase/response regulator, translating into MNTNDDLISKSRFPIGLNLLILIFAFAGGYLINHLYIRGEKNDLKLSNAQLARGIKQNFFYDERHNILKIVGVNDPILKASLQGYDVEKDVSTLLNSIQNESGASIVYLINREGVVIQSTDYTEGKSLLGRNYSFRPYFKKAIKGIPYVYTALGVTTKKRGVYYSAPVYQMPEKKGEIIGVIVLKMNLDNLDGIMNAHEEFITLVNPQGDVFATNRKEWLYKNIDAFSERDRIYDLKRYGDVEPSSIENFVIIDEMYVAIDGKKYLYNVQEFEVFSETWKVLSYSDYRSDFPVYILVIFTIIMLIVFFLSNTIFFMFKKLEVAKREAVDASLAKGQFLANMSHEIRTPISGILGLCEMLLEDHKIVPKTKEKLTSIHQVANHLLYIVNDILDFSKVEAGKLDLMEEDYDLAKLLETILYPISLKAHDKNLSFSYHIDSKLPLYIKGDSKRLGQVLTNLAGNAVKFTEKGRVEIDLRPYGQSLLEIKVSDTGIGIKEDDQKKLFESFVQADLSTSRKFGGTGLGLAISKKIVELMGGRIELESDFNKGTVFRVLIPIKEGQRVEHVETSKTLLFEPHQFKVLLAEDNRINQIVTRGKLHKLGFKVITIAEDGVQVLREFEKGIYDIVFMDCQMPNMNGFEATERIRELEEDIKTHIPIIALTANAMRGDREKCLEAGMDEYLSKPINEDDLIACLNYLHIEKKI; encoded by the coding sequence ATGAACACTAACGATGATCTTATTTCAAAGTCTCGCTTTCCCATTGGACTGAATCTTCTGATTTTGATCTTTGCTTTTGCTGGGGGCTATCTCATTAATCACCTCTATATAAGAGGTGAGAAGAATGATTTAAAACTATCAAATGCACAGTTGGCCAGAGGGATTAAGCAAAACTTCTTCTATGATGAACGCCATAATATTTTAAAAATCGTTGGTGTTAACGATCCTATCTTAAAGGCCTCTCTTCAAGGTTATGATGTAGAAAAAGATGTCTCTACTTTACTCAATAGTATTCAAAATGAATCTGGCGCATCAATTGTTTATCTCATAAATCGAGAGGGCGTTGTTATTCAGTCGACCGATTATACTGAGGGAAAGAGTTTACTTGGAAGAAATTATTCTTTTCGGCCTTATTTTAAAAAGGCCATTAAGGGAATTCCCTACGTTTATACCGCCTTAGGAGTGACTACGAAAAAAAGGGGTGTTTATTATTCAGCACCTGTTTATCAGATGCCTGAAAAGAAAGGTGAAATCATCGGAGTTATCGTTCTCAAAATGAACTTAGATAATCTCGATGGCATAATGAATGCTCATGAAGAATTTATCACTCTGGTTAATCCGCAAGGAGATGTTTTTGCAACCAATAGAAAAGAGTGGTTGTATAAGAATATTGATGCCTTTAGTGAACGAGATCGAATCTATGATCTTAAACGCTATGGAGATGTTGAGCCTAGTAGTATAGAGAATTTTGTTATTATTGATGAAATGTATGTCGCTATTGATGGCAAGAAGTATCTATATAATGTTCAAGAGTTCGAAGTCTTTAGTGAAACTTGGAAAGTACTCTCTTACAGTGACTATCGTAGTGACTTTCCTGTTTATATCTTAGTGATCTTTACAATTATTATGCTCATCGTTTTCTTTTTAAGTAATACGATCTTCTTTATGTTTAAAAAATTAGAAGTGGCAAAGAGAGAAGCGGTAGATGCAAGTCTAGCAAAAGGTCAATTTCTTGCGAATATGTCACATGAAATTAGAACGCCGATCTCAGGGATATTAGGGCTTTGTGAAATGCTGTTAGAGGATCACAAGATAGTTCCTAAAACAAAAGAAAAGCTCACTTCGATTCATCAGGTCGCAAACCACCTTCTCTACATCGTTAATGATATTTTAGATTTTTCTAAAGTTGAGGCAGGTAAGCTCGACTTAATGGAAGAGGATTACGATTTAGCTAAACTCTTAGAAACGATTCTTTATCCCATATCGTTAAAGGCCCATGATAAGAACCTTTCTTTTTCCTATCATATTGATTCAAAACTCCCTCTTTATATTAAAGGGGATTCAAAGAGGCTTGGCCAAGTTCTTACGAATCTCGCTGGAAATGCTGTAAAGTTCACTGAAAAGGGGAGAGTTGAAATCGATCTTAGGCCATATGGACAAAGTCTCTTAGAGATTAAGGTTTCCGATACTGGAATTGGCATTAAAGAAGATGATCAAAAGAAACTCTTTGAATCCTTTGTCCAAGCTGATCTTTCCACTTCTAGAAAATTTGGTGGAACAGGACTAGGATTGGCCATTTCTAAAAAGATTGTTGAGCTGATGGGTGGTCGAATTGAGCTTGAAAGTGATTTTAATAAAGGAACTGTTTTTAGAGTTCTTATTCCTATAAAAGAAGGACAAAGAGTTGAGCATGTCGAGACTTCGAAAACACTTCTCTTTGAACCGCACCAATTTAAAGTTTTACTCGCTGAGGATAATCGAATTAATCAAATCGTAACACGCGGTAAATTGCATAAACTCGGTTTTAAGGTTATTACTATTGCAGAAGATGGAGTTCAAGTTTTAAGGGAATTTGAAAAAGGGATTTACGATATTGTTTTCATGGACTGTCAAATGCCTAATATGAATGGTTTTGAGGCGACAGAGAGAATAAGGGAATTGGAAGAAGACATTAAAACACATATTCCGATTATTGCTCTAACTGCCAATGCTATGAGAGGCGATAGAGAAAAATGTCTTGAAGCTGGCATGGATGAGTATCTATCAAAGCCAATTAATGAAGATGATTTAATTGCTTGCTTAAACTACTTACATATAGAGAAGAAAATTTGA
- a CDS encoding BCCT family transporter: MSFFKKIRWVINPNVYIGSSLIIWSLVLMSVIFTKGSTELFTKVHTAIIHNFSWLFIGGVAIFLIFSGWLLITKYGHIRLGKDNEKPQFSFLSWMAMLFSAGMGIGLLFYGVAEPIMHYSNLPTGKTLTASTDAAKAMNITFFHWGLHAWAIYAIIGLALAYGTYRKGRALSIRYTLYPLFGKAIEGRLGDLIDILAVVGTLFGVATSLGFGVTQINSGLNYVFGVPISETVQVGLIAFITLVATISVVTGIDKGVKLLSEFNIIVAIGLLLFVFFAGHPNDLMNLYVENIGTYIRNLPQLTFSTGARNDGTWMGSWTLFYWGWWIAWSPFVGMFIARISKGRTLKEFVSGVLFIPSLFTFFWMTVFGESAISMIKDGSDKLETMVNSNVAVSLYAFLENLPMSQITCVLAILVVFSFFVTSSDSGSFVIDMITAGGDPNPPTHQKVYWAFMEGIVAAVLLWTGGLKALQMASLTVALPFCVVILFICLSLYRELRAEALGLELDFETESEEDERSIQSEKPLTT; this comes from the coding sequence ATGTCTTTTTTTAAGAAAATCAGATGGGTTATTAACCCAAATGTTTATATCGGATCATCTCTGATTATTTGGTCATTGGTACTAATGTCAGTGATCTTCACGAAAGGCTCGACTGAGCTTTTCACAAAAGTTCACACGGCTATTATTCATAATTTTAGTTGGCTCTTCATCGGTGGCGTCGCTATTTTTCTTATTTTTAGTGGTTGGCTTCTTATTACAAAGTACGGTCATATTCGCTTAGGTAAAGATAATGAGAAGCCTCAATTTTCTTTTCTAAGTTGGATGGCAATGCTCTTTAGTGCTGGAATGGGAATTGGCCTTCTTTTTTATGGTGTTGCCGAGCCGATCATGCACTATTCAAACCTTCCAACGGGAAAAACTTTAACGGCATCTACTGATGCAGCTAAGGCCATGAATATTACTTTCTTTCACTGGGGACTCCATGCATGGGCGATTTATGCCATCATTGGACTAGCTCTTGCCTATGGTACTTATAGAAAGGGAAGAGCATTGAGTATTCGCTATACACTCTATCCCTTGTTTGGAAAAGCTATTGAAGGGCGATTAGGTGACCTTATTGATATTCTAGCTGTCGTAGGTACACTTTTTGGAGTTGCCACCTCTCTTGGCTTTGGTGTTACTCAGATTAACTCTGGTTTAAATTATGTTTTTGGAGTTCCAATTTCTGAAACTGTTCAAGTAGGACTCATTGCTTTTATTACCCTCGTGGCCACAATTTCTGTTGTTACAGGTATCGATAAAGGGGTTAAGCTTCTTTCTGAATTCAATATTATTGTTGCCATTGGTCTACTCCTATTTGTTTTCTTTGCAGGACACCCCAATGATCTTATGAATCTCTACGTTGAAAATATTGGTACTTATATTAGAAACCTACCTCAACTAACTTTTAGTACTGGGGCTCGTAACGATGGGACTTGGATGGGCTCATGGACACTTTTTTACTGGGGTTGGTGGATTGCATGGTCTCCCTTTGTCGGAATGTTTATCGCAAGAATCTCTAAGGGAAGAACTTTGAAAGAATTTGTTTCAGGAGTTCTTTTTATCCCAAGTTTGTTTACTTTCTTTTGGATGACTGTATTTGGGGAGAGTGCCATTTCTATGATTAAAGATGGATCGGATAAGCTCGAGACAATGGTCAATAGCAATGTTGCAGTTTCTCTTTATGCTTTTTTAGAGAACCTTCCAATGTCACAGATTACTTGTGTTCTTGCTATTTTAGTTGTTTTCTCTTTCTTTGTTACTTCAAGTGATTCGGGCTCATTTGTTATTGATATGATTACTGCTGGAGGTGATCCAAATCCTCCGACACATCAAAAAGTCTATTGGGCCTTTATGGAAGGTATCGTTGCTGCTGTTCTTCTTTGGACAGGAGGTCTTAAGGCCTTACAAATGGCCTCTCTAACAGTTGCCCTTCCATTTTGTGTGGTCATACTCTTTATTTGTTTGAGTCTCTATCGAGAGCTCAGGGCGGAGGCCTTGGGATTAGAACTTGATTTTGAGACAGAGTCCGAAGAGGATGAACGGTCAATTCAATCTGAAAAACCATTAACGACATAA
- a CDS encoding family 1 glycosylhydrolase, with amino-acid sequence MKILVLFFISITTFATPYSFPEDFFFAVANAPGHVEDQLDDMWLDFAKNGHVRAYHNQDSPEKRLQFWTKPEVEIKLAKELGIQVIRIGIDWNRIEPQEGQFDEQALNRYLEIFKLIKENDLKIMLTLFHHSEPKWMLKKKSWLYPKAKTRFYEFSKIILERAHPYIDYLITFNEANVYLLLGMVDGLWPSPFESGSYFRFLNLGLYKGSYYKAFDQIILAHKSIYQLAKSYKIPTGVAHNFAKYKADNILLSPMARIFNSTVNFEFIDEIKDHQDFIGVNYYGKEFIGFKGPSIRDDREYSEAGRSISPQSFDKILNEIQLRYNNTPVIITENGIADNEDYLRPSYLLSHLKVLSERIKLGQKVLGYVHWTLTDNWEWADGYCPKFGLVSVDRKTMKRTKRYSFNLYRQIISKKEIDDFQINKEWSQLKSHWNSKRSFCRSLKDGKTPLDEALLIPYKKVDWKNQ; translated from the coding sequence ATGAAGATTCTAGTTCTCTTTTTTATCTCTATTACAACTTTTGCAACACCCTATTCATTTCCTGAAGACTTTTTCTTTGCCGTTGCCAATGCTCCAGGACATGTGGAAGATCAGCTAGATGATATGTGGCTAGACTTTGCAAAGAATGGTCATGTTCGTGCTTATCATAATCAAGATTCTCCAGAGAAAAGACTCCAATTTTGGACTAAGCCTGAAGTTGAAATCAAACTTGCTAAAGAATTAGGAATCCAAGTCATAAGAATTGGTATCGATTGGAATCGAATAGAACCACAAGAGGGCCAATTCGATGAACAAGCACTAAATCGTTATCTTGAAATATTTAAGCTGATCAAAGAGAATGATCTTAAAATTATGCTAACCCTCTTTCACCACTCAGAACCTAAATGGATGCTCAAAAAGAAAAGTTGGCTCTATCCTAAAGCAAAAACTAGATTCTATGAGTTTTCAAAGATCATTTTAGAAAGAGCTCATCCTTATATCGACTATCTCATCACTTTTAATGAGGCCAATGTTTATTTACTTTTGGGTATGGTCGATGGTCTTTGGCCAAGTCCTTTTGAGTCAGGAAGTTATTTTCGCTTTTTAAATCTTGGACTCTACAAAGGTTCTTATTACAAGGCCTTTGATCAAATTATCTTGGCGCACAAGTCCATTTATCAATTGGCCAAAAGTTATAAGATTCCAACAGGAGTTGCTCATAATTTTGCTAAATATAAAGCTGATAATATTTTACTTTCACCTATGGCAAGGATCTTTAACTCCACAGTTAATTTTGAATTTATTGATGAGATAAAAGATCATCAAGACTTTATTGGGGTGAATTACTATGGGAAAGAATTCATTGGCTTTAAAGGGCCAAGCATTAGAGATGATCGAGAGTATAGTGAAGCCGGTCGATCAATTTCACCACAGTCTTTTGATAAGATTTTGAACGAAATACAGCTTCGCTATAACAATACTCCCGTTATCATTACTGAAAATGGTATTGCCGATAATGAAGACTATCTACGTCCAAGTTATTTACTCTCCCACCTAAAAGTACTCTCAGAGAGAATTAAATTGGGTCAAAAAGTTCTCGGCTACGTCCATTGGACTTTAACTGATAACTGGGAATGGGCAGATGGTTATTGCCCAAAATTTGGTCTTGTTAGTGTCGACAGAAAAACAATGAAAAGAACAAAGAGATATAGTTTCAATCTCTATCGTCAAATCATCTCAAAAAAAGAAATAGATGATTTTCAAATTAATAAAGAGTGGTCTCAATTAAAATCACATTGGAACTCTAAGAGATCTTTTTGTCGTAGTCTCAAAGATGGTAAAACACCACTTGATGAGGCGTTATTGATTCCCTATAAAAAAGTAGATTGGAAAAACCAATAA